From the genome of Pelomonas sp. SE-A7, one region includes:
- a CDS encoding substrate-binding domain-containing protein, with product MTVLAPRRSALLLLSALALGTGIAAAQSKSGEIRIAHIYSKTGALEAYGKQTQVGFMMGLDYATGGTMTVGGKKLVVIEKDDQGKPDVGKSLLAAAYGDDKVDIAVGPTSSGVALAMLPVAEEFKKILLVEPAVADAITGEKWNKYIFRTGRSSSQDAIANAVASDADGVQIATIAQDYAFGRDGVKAFKDQLKKTRIVHEEYLPPATTDFTAGILRAVEALKDKPGKNNKFIAVVWAGATNPFNALAAMDLDKRYGIRVGSGGNILPAMVAYKQFPGMEGATYYYFGIPKNPVNEWLVANHYKQYKNPPDFFTAGGMSAAIALVEALKKTNGDTATNKLIKTMEGMSFETPKGKMTFRAEDHQAMQSMYHFRIKVDPAFPWGVPELVREIKPEDMNVPIKNKR from the coding sequence ATGACCGTCCTCGCGCCGCGCCGTAGTGCGCTGCTGCTGCTGTCCGCCCTTGCGCTGGGCACTGGCATCGCTGCCGCCCAGTCCAAGAGTGGCGAGATCCGCATCGCCCACATCTACAGCAAGACCGGCGCGCTGGAAGCCTATGGCAAGCAGACGCAAGTCGGCTTCATGATGGGCCTGGACTACGCTACCGGCGGCACGATGACCGTGGGCGGCAAGAAGCTGGTGGTGATCGAGAAGGACGATCAGGGCAAGCCCGACGTGGGCAAGAGCCTGCTGGCCGCCGCCTATGGCGACGACAAGGTCGACATCGCCGTGGGCCCGACCAGCTCGGGCGTGGCCCTGGCCATGCTGCCGGTGGCCGAGGAGTTCAAGAAGATCCTGCTGGTGGAGCCGGCCGTGGCCGACGCCATCACCGGCGAGAAGTGGAACAAGTACATCTTCCGCACCGGCCGCAGCTCCAGCCAGGACGCCATCGCCAACGCCGTTGCCTCCGACGCCGACGGCGTGCAGATCGCCACCATCGCGCAGGACTACGCCTTCGGCCGCGACGGGGTCAAGGCCTTCAAGGACCAGCTCAAGAAGACCAGGATCGTCCACGAGGAATACCTGCCGCCGGCGACGACCGACTTCACGGCCGGCATCCTGCGCGCGGTCGAGGCGCTGAAGGACAAGCCGGGCAAGAACAACAAGTTCATCGCCGTGGTCTGGGCCGGCGCCACCAACCCGTTCAACGCGCTGGCGGCCATGGACCTGGACAAGCGCTACGGCATCCGTGTCGGCAGCGGCGGCAACATCCTGCCGGCCATGGTGGCCTACAAGCAGTTCCCCGGCATGGAAGGCGCCACCTACTACTACTTCGGCATCCCCAAGAACCCGGTCAACGAATGGCTGGTGGCCAACCACTACAAGCAATACAAGAACCCGCCCGACTTCTTCACCGCGGGCGGCATGTCGGCCGCCATCGCCCTCGTGGAGGCGCTGAAGAAGACCAACGGCGACACGGCGACCAACAAGCTGATCAAGACCATGGAAGGCATGAGCTTCGAGACGCCCAAGGGCAAGATGACGTTCCGCGCCGAAGACCACCAGGCGATGCAGTCCATGTACCACTTCCGCATCAAGGTGGACCCGGCCTTCCCCTGGGGCGTGCCCGAGCTGGTCCGCGAGATCAAGCCCGAGGACATGAACGTGCCGATCAAGAACAAGCGCTGA
- a CDS encoding ABC transporter ATP-binding protein, whose amino-acid sequence MLETRQLSIRFGGHVAVDGVSCAFQPGTLTAIVGPNGAGKTTYFNLISGQLRASEGQVLLDGRDISGLSAPQRTRAGLGRAFQLTQLFPHLTVLENVRLAVQARRGFGLKMLSVWLSHKALIDEAMAIVERVRLAAKAQSIAASLPHGDQRKLEVAMLIALDPKVYMFDEPTAGMSVDEVPVILDLIRELKARREHTILLVEHKMDVVRELADRIIVLHQGQLVADGEPAAVIASPVVQNAYLGAVEEQEEGAAA is encoded by the coding sequence GTGCTCGAGACCCGTCAGCTCAGCATCCGCTTCGGCGGCCACGTGGCGGTGGATGGCGTGTCCTGCGCCTTCCAGCCCGGCACGCTGACCGCCATCGTCGGCCCCAATGGCGCCGGCAAGACCACCTACTTCAACCTGATCTCGGGCCAGCTGCGCGCGAGCGAGGGACAGGTCTTGCTGGACGGCCGCGACATCAGCGGCCTCAGCGCGCCGCAGCGCACCCGCGCCGGCCTGGGCCGCGCCTTCCAGCTGACCCAGCTGTTCCCGCATCTCACGGTGCTGGAGAACGTGCGCCTGGCCGTGCAGGCCCGACGCGGCTTCGGGCTGAAGATGCTGTCGGTGTGGCTCTCGCACAAGGCCCTGATCGACGAGGCCATGGCCATCGTCGAGCGGGTGCGGCTGGCGGCCAAGGCCCAGTCCATCGCGGCCAGCCTGCCGCATGGCGACCAGCGCAAGCTGGAGGTGGCGATGCTGATCGCGCTGGACCCCAAGGTCTACATGTTCGACGAGCCCACGGCCGGCATGAGCGTGGACGAGGTGCCGGTGATCCTGGACCTGATCCGTGAACTCAAGGCCAGGCGCGAGCACACCATCCTGCTGGTGGAACACAAGATGGACGTGGTGCGCGAGCTGGCCGACCGCATCATCGTCCTGCACCAGGGCCAGCTCGTGGCCGACGGCGAACCGGCCGCGGTGATCGCCTCGCCGGTGGTGCAGAACGCCTACCTCGGAGCCGTTGAAGAACAGGAAGAGGGTGCCGCGGCATGA